From the Sebastes umbrosus isolate fSebUmb1 chromosome 23, fSebUmb1.pri, whole genome shotgun sequence genome, the window TTTTACATACAGAACCAtactgttgcttttttttttttatatttgacaCCATCACaaatctttctgtttttttttttctttccagggGGCTTATTCACTGGTTCCGAAGTTTTTTCATTATATGCTGGAGAATATGATAAAGAAAAGCAACTCGTCCTTGTTCCAGCACCGTACGGTCAAAGAATTGCTGTGGGGTTACCTAGACCCCATGTTGAAAGAAACTATGGGCGCATTTGCACCAGTAAGTAAACATATAGCCTTACAGGTACACATAATAAACACAGTATAGAGAGACAAGATCTACCCAGTAACACCTCAGCAATTATatgatttatgtgtttttttctagtACAATGGTACATATGATGGCTACTTCAATGTCTACACTGGAAAGGAGGACATCTCAAAAGTGGGAATAATTGACAGGTGGCGAGGAGAGAGGTGAGTCTGATGATATAATCAAGTGAAGGAGATATTGAGACTGGATTTGAGGCATTGATCTTTTAATTAGGTTCCACATTTTGACAGGTGAGAATCCAGCCTTTTAAATGGTGATATTTTAGGCTGTGTAATCAAATCAGGTTAATCGAGCTGTACAGATTTATGATGTGAgaattcagctttttttttttcgaataatATTTTAGGCTGTTAAATCAAATCTGACAAATTGAATTTTTGTCCAACAGGAGCTTACGTTTCTGGGACGACAAGTACTGTAACATGATCAACGGGACAGGTAAGGGCTCACGCAGCACATAACTACATTTTGTGAAATGCAGACGAGTCACCTTACTGACCTCatttttcttccctcctctttttttcaGATGCTTCGTCATTCCCTCCCTTTGTGGACAAGAAGAAGCCTCTCTATTTCTTCTCATCAGACATCTGCAGGTGATGAAgagtttcacatttttgtgGCAGAAATTTCATCTGATGCAGTCTGACTGCTTTGTTAACATGAAGTGGGGCAGTATGTGTCAGCGACGGGAGATTCAACATCTCGCTTTGAGAACCATTTCCTCTCAGTAACCACTAGAGGTCAGAGCTTTCCAATACCAAAACATGTACAGTCTGGATTAAGCTGCACAACAGGGCACTTGGAGGTCATTTTCTGGATGATTTTTGACCTAATCTGTGTTTTGTCTTCAGGTCTGTGTCAGCTGGCTATCAGGGGACCCTTGATCTGAAAGGGATTGATGTGTATCGCTTCAGCCTCATGCCAGACACCCTGGCCTCTCCTACGGTCAACCCAGACAACCAATGTTTCTGCAGGGACCCGAAGACCACCAAGAACTGCACCCTGGCTGGAGTCCTGGACATCAGCACCTGTCAAGACAGTcagtttgcatttgtttttgttgtggcATCCTTCTTCTACTGTTTTACCATTCTGCTCAGCAGCTtggtatttttttcaatttgttcTGTTTCTTTGCCGTCTAAAACAGAAAGACCTATCTACATCTCCCTGCCCCACTTCCTCCATGGCAGTCCGTACCTACGAGAGGCCGTGCTGGGCCTCAATCCCAGCGAGGTGCACCACGCCACCTACCTGGATGTGGAACCTGTAAGTATAtctttgtgattttgtttttacttttaggGGGCAGCAACTCTGATGCAAATTTTCTTTTGTGTGCTATTTTTCCACCAGACAACTGGGTTCACCTTGAGGTTTGCCAAGAGAATTCAAGTGAATATGATGTACGGACCATCGAAGATCATCACGTAAGTTCTACGTCacctttttaaaaggaaaagattttgggaaatacgcatATTCGCTTTTTTGGCGAGATTTAAAAAAGCCTTTGCACATTTTTCGTCCAGAATTTTTcgcatgttaaaaaaaatacgaCCCCACGTTGTGTCAATGACGTTTAAACGACTGAATGAACACCATTATaaacaatgaggctgtaaaggcggacgaggaTTATTTAGTTTagcagtctcatttagccactttaaagcgtataaatgtagcgggttgGCACACATGCGTGTTTGcatatgtgcgctcgcgtgtggccggagcctcgtctccgc encodes:
- the cd36 gene encoding platelet glycoprotein 4, with amino-acid sequence MGCCNRRCGLIAGAVFGAAVAILGGVLIPVGNSIIVGTVMKEAVIEPGTTAYDNWVSTGGKVYRQFWFFDVQNAEEILKNGSTPVVVERGPYTYRTRYLPKENVTFYPNQTVSFLVPLGAIFEPSMSVGPEEDKITSLNLAVAGAYSLVPKFFHYMLENMIKKSNSSLFQHRTVKELLWGYLDPMLKETMGAFAPYNGTYDGYFNVYTGKEDISKVGIIDRWRGERSLRFWDDKYCNMINGTDASSFPPFVDKKKPLYFFSSDICRSVSAGYQGTLDLKGIDVYRFSLMPDTLASPTVNPDNQCFCRDPKTTKNCTLAGVLDISTCQDKRPIYISLPHFLHGSPYLREAVLGLNPSEVHHATYLDVEPTTGFTLRFAKRIQVNMMYGPSKIITVLKKVKDYTIFPVVWLNETAALDDETADMFKKELISRIQMLEIIQKALLGTGVSIFVLCLISYCMVRRSESKIA